Genomic segment of Alkalidesulfovibrio alkalitolerans DSM 16529:
CCCACTATCTCATCGACTCTCCCGGCGACAACAACTTCATCGGCGACGCCGCCTTTCTCCTGACCGCCGCCGACGGCGTGGTGCTGGTCATCGATGCCGTGGACGGAGTCAAGCCCCTGACCCGCAAGATATGGTCGCAGGTCAAGCAGGCCGGACTTCCCGGCCTGATCTTCATCAACAAGATGGACCGCGACCGGGCCGATTTCGACATGGCCCTTGCGAGCATCTCGGAGCAGCTCGGCGTAAAGCCCGTGCTCCTGCACATGCCCATTGGCCAACGCGAGAGCTTCAGCGGCGTGGTAGACGTGCTCGCGGGCAAGGCCTACTCCTTCGACGGCAAGGGAGGGCTCACGCCCACGGATGTCCCCGCCGACATGGTCGACGACCTCTCCTTGATGCGTGAAACCATGATCGAGAACATCGCCGAGTCCGACGAAGCGCTGATGGAGGCCTACCTCGAAGAGGGCCAGCTCACTCCCGAACAGATAGAGAAGGGCCTTTCGCTCGGTGTGGCTTCGGGCGCGCTCGTGCCCGTGGCCGTGGGCTCCGCCCTGGAGAACAAGGGCGGCGGACTGCTTCTGGACGCCATCCAGGGGCTTTTGCCCTCGCCGCTTGGCCATGCTCCCTTCACGGGCGACGACGGCTCACAGCGAATTTCCTCGCCGGACGAGCCCGTGGCCGCCTTCGTTTGCAAGACCATCGCCGACCCCTACGCCGGACACCTCTCGGTGCTGCGCGTGCTTTCGGGCCAGCTTTCGGGCGATATGACCCTGGCCAACCCCGATCGCGACGGCAAGGAGCGCATCGGCCAGCTTCTCTTTCTCAAGGGCAAGGAGACCACGCCCTGCAAGGAAGTCCTCGGTCCTGGGGCCATCGTGGCCGTGGCCAAGCTCAAGAACACCCACACCGGCGACACGCTGTGCGACGAAAAGAGTCGTTTCGTGCTCGAGCGCCCGGTCCTGCCGCCGCAGCTCATCACCTACGCCCTGGCCGCCGCCGAGAAAGGCGAGGAAGACAAGGTCTTCCAGGCCATCCACAAGCTCCTGGAGGAGGACATCACCCTGCGCCTCTTCCGCGACGAGGAGACGGGCGACATCCTGCTCTCGGGCATGGGCCAGCTGCACATCGAGACCGCCGTGGAGAAGGCCCGCCGCCGTTTCAAGGTGGACGTGCTGCTGAAGACCCCCAAAGTCCCCTACCGCGAGACCTTCAAAGGCAAGGCCGACGTGCAGGGACGCCACAAGAAGCAGACCGGCGGACGCGGCCAGTTCGGCGACTGCTTCGTGCGCATCGAGCCGCAACCTTTGGGCGCGGGCTACGCCTTCGAGGACGCCATCGTGGGCGGCTCCATTCCCCGCCAGTACATCCCGGCCGTGGACAAGGGCATCCAGGAGTCGGCCGCGCGCGGCTACCTCTCGGGCAACCCTGTGGTCGACTTCAAGGCAGTGCTCTACGACGGCTCATACCACAACGTGGACTCCTCGGAGATGGCCTTCAAGATCGCGGGCTCCCTGGCCTTCAAGAAGGCCTGCGAAACCGCCGGGATGCGCCTGCTCGAACCCTACATGCTGGTCACGGTCTCTGTGCCCGACCAATACATGGGCGACATCATCGGCGACCTCTCGTCGCGGCGCGGCAAAGTGCTGGGCTCCGACTCCACGGGAGGAGTTACGGACGTCAAGGCGCACGTGCCCATGAACGAGATTCTGCGCTACGCGCCCGACCTTCGCTCCATGACCGGCGGTCAGGGCGTGTTCACCATGGAATTCTCGCACTACGAGGAAGCGCCGCCGCCCGTCACCGAGCGCGTGATCGCCGAATACAAGAAGTCGCGCGGCGAGGAATAATCCGCAGCCGCCCCAAAAATCCCGTCTGCGGCGTTGCAACAAAAGCGCCGGACCCTCGTGTATGCGAAATGCACGTCGGCTCCGGCGCTTTCTCGCATCTGACGCTTTTCGACGGCCTGCGAAACTGGGTTCGGACGCGCGGCTTTACCTGCGCGGGGCGCGGTCCGGATCGAGTATGCGTCCGGCTGGCGGGGACGATCAGGCGTGGAGCAGCGCCGCGAGGCTCCCGGCGGGACGGCACAGGCCGAGGTTCAGGGCCCGTACGAGGTCCGCGGGGCCGCGCACGGGCGCGAAGAAACGGGTCGGGGCACGGCCCATCTCCTCCATGGAGTGGGCGTCGCTGCCGCCGGTCAGGGTCGGGCAGTAGTGCCGGGCCAGGGCTCGGGCGCGAAGGTCGTGCTCGGGCAGGTTGCGGCCGTTGGCGATCTCCATGACTTGGCACAGGCCGTCGCGGAACACCGACTCGTCCGTCTCCCGGCCCGGCCGGAAGGGATGCGCGGCCACGGCCACGCCCCCGGCCCGTCGCACGCGCGGCAACAGCTCGGCGGCCGCAAGACCGGGCGCGAGGCCGGGAATGCCCCCGCCCGTGGGAGAAAAAAGCAGGAAATCGCCCTGCGGCGTCGCATATTCCATGCCTACCACCACGCACAGCCCGTCCTCGCGCAGCCCCTGCGCCAGCACCGAGGCGGCGCCGTCGGTCTCGTGATCCGTGATGCACAGACCGGCAAGCCCCAGGGCGCGGGCCGCCTCGACCGCCTCTTGGGGCGTCATGCGGCTGCACGGAGAAAAGGTGGTGTGGACGTGCAGATCGAAGAGCATGCCCCTGCATGCCACGTCGCGCGATTGCGCGCAAATGCGATTCCCCGATGCCTTTTTCCGCTCCCATCGGATTTCGGGATGCATCGGCTCCACGGTTGCAGCCGGACGACCAAGGCCGTACACATGAGGCGTCATGCCCACGAAATGCCTCTGCATACTCCTCGACGGCCTGGGCGACAGGACGCACGCCGCGCTCGACGGCCTCACGCCGCTTCAGGTCGCGGCCACCCCCTGCCTGGATTCCCTGGCCGCTGCCGGGGCCAACGGGCTCTACCATGCGGGCAGGCTGGGCCAGGCCCTGCCGAGCGAACTGGCCCACTTCGCCATGTTCGGCTACGAGCACGCGGAATTCCCCGGGCGCGGCCCCATCGAGGCCCTGGGCGCGGGGATCACGCCCGCGCCGGACGAGGTGGCCGTGCTGGCCCATTTCTGCTCTCTCACGGTACGCAACGACGGCCTGCATGTGCGCGCCGACAGGCCGCCCGGCGTGGACGACGATTTGCGCCGCAAGATATTTACGGAGGCGGCCTCGTTCGAGGACGAAGGGCTCATTGTCCGCCTCGTCCCGACCAAGGGGCTCTTCGGCGTGCTGCTCGTCTCGGGCGGGGCCGATCCGCGCTTCACCGACACCAACCCCATGACGGACGGCTGGCCGGTTCACCCCCTCGAACCGCTGGCCGAGGCGCACGGCGACGAAAGCGCGCGCCGCACGGCCCGCGTCCTTGGCCGCTATCTGCGCCGCGTCTTCCGCCTCCTCTCCGCCCTGCCCGAGAACCAAGAGCGCGAGGCGCGGGGCCTGCCGCCGGTCAACGGCCTGGTCACGCAGCGCCCCGGCCGCCTGGGCGCGATCGAGCCGTTTCGCGAGCGCACCGGCCTCTCGGGCTGCATCGTGGCCTCCGGCCCCCTGTACCTGGGGCTTGGCCGCTGCCTGGGCATGGAGACCATCGCGGACGACGACGGCGAGGACCCGGGCGAGGACCTTGCCCGGCGCATCGGGCTCGCGCGCGCGGCCCTTTCGCGGCACGATTTCGTTCATGTCCACTCCAAGGCACCGGACGAGGCCGCCCACGCCAAGAGTCCGTCGCGCAAGGTCGCGGCCATCGAGTCGCTGGACCGGGGGCTGGCCACGACGATCGGCCCCCTGCTCGACGACAAGGACCTCTTGCTGGCCGTGACCTCGGACCACTCCACGCCCTCGTCCGGCCCGCTCATCCATTCCGGGGAGCCCGTGCCGCTGTGCATGGTCGGCGCGGGGCTCAGACGCGACCAGGTGCGGACCTTCGATGAGGCAGCGGCTGCGCGCGGCAGCCTCGGCCCGGTGCGCGGCACGGAATTCATGCTCCTGGTGCTGAACGCCCTGGACCGGGCGCGGCTCTTGGGCATCCGCGACACGCCGCACGAGCGCCTCTACTGGCCCGCGGGGAGCGCGGCCTTCCGCCTCGAGGAGGACGAATGAGCCCGGCGGCTCCCCCGGCCGGGACGGGCGTGATCCACGGCCGCTTCCAGGTGCCGCACAACGACCACCTGCGCTATCTCCTGGCGGGCAAGGCGCTGTGCCGTTTCCTCTACGTGGGCGTGACCAACCCCGATCCCCTGCTGACCCGCGAGGACGCGGCCGACGCGCGGCGTTCCCTGGCCGAGGCCAACCCTCTGACCTTCTGGGAGCGCATGCTCATGTGCCGCGACATGCTTCTCGAAGCGGGCGTGCCGCGAGACGAGTTCGAGGTCGTGCCCTTTCCCGTCAACCTGCCCGAGCTTTGGGCGCACTACGTGCCGCTGGACAGCCTCTTCTTCGTCTCCATCTACGACGCCTGGGGCAGGGCCAAGGAGCGGCGCTTCCGGGAGCGGGACCTGCGGGTCCACGTGCTGTGGGAGGTGCGGCCCGAGGACAAGGGCATCAGCGGCAGCGACGTGCGCTCGCGCATGGCCGAGGGGCGGCCCTGGCGCGATCTGGTGCCGCCCGCCGTGGCCCGGCTGGCCGAGGCCTGGGATCTGCCGGGACGGCTCGGCGCGGCGCGCGCGCCGTAGCAGCCCGCCCGAGGCGTCATCGCCGCGATCCGGCCCGCTCTCGCGCGCGGCCGTCTGGTCAAACGAGATGCCCACGGCCTGCGCCCGCCGCGCTACCGGGCATCCGGCCCACGCGAGGCCGGAGTGCCGCCCCTGAAAGGCAAACCTCTCCTTCCCTTTTCCGCTCCACGCCTGCGCGCGATCCCGGACATCCGGAAGTTCGATCCGGCGTTGCCAGGGCGGCTCTTTTGTGGAATAGGCTGGCGGTAATTGCCGTAATCCGCGAATGAAGGAGTACGCCATGTACGATCCCAAAGCGTTGATCATCACCGCAGACGGCTTCGAGGACTCGGAGCTGCTCGTGCCCATGTACCGCCTGCAGGAGGCGGGGTTCTCGGTGGACGTCGCGGCCCCGGCCAAGGGAACGGTCACGGGCAAGCAGGGCTACGAGGTCGAGGCCAATCTGGCCCTGGACAAGATCGAATCGGCCGAGGGCTGCGGCTACAAGATCCTCGTCATCCCCGGCGGCAAGGCTCCGGCCAAGCTGCGCGAGATTCCCAAGGCCCTGGACATCGCCCGCGACTTCGCGGCTGCGGGCCTGCCCATCGCGGCCATCTGCCACGGACCGCAGGTGCTCATCTCGGCCGGGCTTCTACGCGGCCGCAAGGCCACCTGCTACAAGACGGTGCGCGAGGAGATGGTGGCCGCGGGCGTGGACTACCAGGACGCGGAGGTCGTGGTGGACGGTCAGTTCGTCACCTCGCGCCAGCCCTCGGACCTGCCCGCCTTCAACCACGAGATCATGAGGTTGCTCGGCGTCTGATTCCCGGCGCGGTTGACCGGCTCCGGCTCCTGGGCTAGGCATCCCCTGGCCGCGCATCCGCACGGCCAGGGGGAGTTCATATGCACGCCATCTACCGCGCCACCATGGATATCGTTCTGGCCTCGGCCTCGCCCAGGCGTCTCGAACTGCTGCAAGGCCTCGGGATCAGCTTTCGCGTCGTGCCCAGCACCTGCCCCGAGCCGCCGCCGGAGGGTCATGAAAAGCCCGAGGCGTATGCAATGCGCATGGCCCTGCAAAAGGCCCTGGAGGTCGCGGCGCTCCACCCCGGAAGCCTGGTCATCGGCGCGGACACCGTGGTCGCCGTGGGCGGCCAGATGCTGGGAAAGCCCGTGGACGAGGCCGACGCGCGGCGCATGCTGGGTCTGCTCGCGGGCCGCGAGCACCTGGTGGCCACGGGCTGCGCGCTTGTGCCGCCGGATGGCCCGGCGCGCACCTTCGCGGTCGGCACCCGCGTGACCATGATCGATCCGGGGCCTGCGGCCCTGGCTGCCTACGCGGCCACGGGCGAGCCCCTGGACAAGGCCGGAGCCTATGCCATCCAGGGCCAGGGCGCGTTCCTGGTGCGCAGCGTGGAAGGGTCCTACACCAACGTCGTGGGCCTGCCCCTGGCCGAGGTGCTTGAGACAGCAGTGTCTTTGGGGAGCGTGAGACCAGTGAAAGATTGACCCAAGCTGACATATTTTATATATAAAATATAAATTTGCTTTTTGTTTCCAAGCTATCCAGCCATATTTGATCCCTACCATCACCCAATTACGAGGTAGTGATTAATGACCAAAATCAATCCCAATGTAATCAGATTGTTAGCAAAGACAATTACTGGGGACAATCAAAAAGCACCCTACCTGAAGGGGCCTGATCTTGTAGACTTTTTTAACCAATTTGGGTTTGATGATCAATATAGCTGGAATGGAGGATTTCCAACACGCTGGGTATATGCAGAAGAAAAGATCAAAAGCTTGATTGAAATTGGAAAATTTCGCGATTTTCTAATTGAATTAGTCAATCCAGCTAGATTCATAGAGAGCGAAATCGACTTCACATCAACAATCGAATATATAAACCATCTACTATCTCACAATGATATCAAATTATCATATACCGGAAGAAAAGTGATTATTGATGGCTTGAAATCACATAGTATAGACTTCAAAAAGAAAATGAATGCATCTGACAAAGATTTTGATTCATTCATTGATGACCAAATAGTAAAATGCGATCGAAAAATTGAAAATGGCGACTATGATGGAGCAATTACAAACGCACGGACATTACTTGAAAGTGTACTCCATGAACTTGAAAGTAATTTATCCGCTGGCAACAACAAAAAAGATGGCGATCTGATCAAAATGTTCAAAAGAGTTAAAACTCTGATGAACATGAATGAAAAAGAATATCCTGGAAACAATGCCGTTCTCCAACTTATAAGTGGGATAACCTCCATTGTTAATGGGATTGCTACACTAAGTAACGAGATGGGTGATCGGCATGCCAGAGGGAAAAAACCACTAAAACATCATGCGATGCTGTGCGTAAACTCATCAAAAACAATTTGTGAGTTTATGACATCAAGCTTCATGCACCAAGCAAAGAACGGAAATATTATTTGCCATACTAAACAAGGAGGAAGCGAACGAGAATAACTCCTCATCTGTTTTGCAGAAAGAAGAATAAGCCAGGACACATAGAAAGCATGCACGTATTTCCTCAAGCGTGGTGGGCCTGCCCCTGGCCGAGGTGATTGAGGCGCTTTTGGGTTCCGGCGCGCTTGAATCTGCTCGGGGTTGAGGAACGCCTCGTGGCAGGCGGTGTTTCCCGAGGGGATCGCGTCCCCGAAGGGCAGCCCGAGGACGTGCCGCGAGGGCGCGCCTGACCAGCCAAGCCCCTCGCGGGCGCTGAATCCGAACCGCCCGAACTACCCCAGATCGCCAACTAGGACGACCCCGGGAGGCCCCTCCCCGCTTCCCCGCCAGCCCGCCGGATCGCGTGCCAGCCGCCTTCCCGGCCCCCTGCCGGATCGCCTGCCAGCCGCCTCCCGGCTCCCTGCCATACCGCCTGCCGAACGTCTGCCGAACGTCTGCCGAACGTCTGCCGCCCCCTTCCCGGCCCCCTGCCGCACGCCCGCCGAGTTGGACGGGAGAACACGCCGCGGCTTCGGAAAACATCCCCCTGGCCCCCGAGTCAGCGGCGGGCCCCCTTGTGATCGATCGAACGATCACCCCTGAATTCCACCAAACCCACGCAGCGCCGGTCCATCCATGGCCCCTGCCCCCTGACGGAAAACAGATGAAAAGTGCCATAACAAAACTTAACGCACTTTTTTTCACAAATACATTTTCCTCCCTGTGTCCTCCGAAATCTATGCAAGACAAGGGTTCCCAAGGATCACTATAATTAAAAAAAATTCATATTCTGTTAGATTTTTCCTTGACACAAAAGTTAGTCCAACTTATCACAAGCCAACTTGCATCATGGGAGAAGAGAACCTGAGACCTGCGGACGATCGCTCAACCTGTAACCGTGGATGACCTTGAAAAGGGACGCCAGATGGATTCGATCAAGACCAAAAAATTGATGATCCCAATTTCAGAATACGTGAGCGTCAAGGACGATGACACCTTGCGCGAATGCTTCAAGGCCTTCGAGAACTACAAAGCCGCGAAGGGCCAGGAGAAGGCCCACCGCGATGCGCTCGTCTTCTCCGAAACGGGGGAATTCAAGGGCGTACTGACCATGCTCGACATCTTTCTCGCACTCGAACCGACGTACAAAAAAATACTCCAGCAAAAGGACATCCCGAGCGCCCTCTCCAGCGAATACGTCTCGTCCCTGTACAAGGACTTCCAACTCTGGCCGGAGTCGCTGGCCAGGGTCTGTCCCAGGGCAGCGAACCTCAAGGTCTCCGAGGTCATCGGCCCTCTCGCCGAACAGTCCTTCGTGGACGTCGAAGACAGCCTGGACAAGGCACTGCATCGCTTCATCCTGGGTGTGCGCCAGCCGCTGCTCGTCACCGAGAATGGCAAGGTCGTTGGCGTGCTGCGCTACGGCGACATCTTCGAGGAAGTCCGCAAACTCATGCTTTCCTGCTAGCCGAATGAACACGACCGTTCAGCAACCAAAAACCTCAACGAACGACCTGCACTTCCAGGAGACAATCACATGAGCGCCACCGACGCGGCACAGCAGAAGTCATTCAACTGGTCCAAGCTTCTTCTTGCGATGCTTGGCCCGGCCCTTTTCTTCATCGTCTACTACTCTCCGCCCTGGCCCGACGCCGTCGATCCCCTAGGCGTGAGCTTCGCCCTCAGCCGCGAGGCCAAGGGCGCCCTGGCGGTCTTCCTCTGGGCGGGCCTGTGGTGGGTCTTCGAGGTCGTGCCCATCGGCGTCACCTCACTGCTCATCGGAACGCTCCAGGCCCTGTTCTTCATCAGGCCCGCAAAGGACGCCTACCGCGCCTTCATGGATCCCTCGGTACTCTTCATCTTCGGCTCCGTGGTCATCGGCTTGGTCTTCACCAAGACCGGTCTGACCAGGCGTCTGGCCTACAAGATGCTGAAGGTCGTGGGCGAACGCACGAGCATGATCTACCTGGGCTGCTTCTTCGTCACAGCCTTCCTGACCCTGTTCATGGCCCACACGGCCGTGGCCGCCACGGTCTACCCCCTGCTCCTGGCCATCTACAGCCTCTACGGTGAGGGCGACAAGGTCACCAAATTCGGCAAGGGCCTGTTCATCGGCATGGCCTACGTCGCGGGCGCGGGCTCCATCATCTGTCTGCTCGGCGCGGCGCGCGGCATCGTGGCCCTGGGCTTCTTCAAGGACTTGGCCGGGCAGGACATCTCGTTCTTCCAGTACCTCTATTACAACGCGCCGCTCGGTTTCCTCATGGTCGGTCTGCTGTGGTGCTTCATGATGTTCTTCTTCAAGCCGGAGAAGTCCACCATCCCCGGCCTGCGCAAGAAGGTCGAGGAACTCGACAAGAGCATGGGACCGATCACCAAGAACGAAAAGCTGGCCGCGGGCATCGTCCTCTCGGTCATCGCCTTCATGTCGCTGCAGTCCTTCATCCCGGCCCTGGCCCCCTACAACAAGTCCGCCGTCCTCTTGATCTCCACGATCACCTTCTTCGTGATCAAGATTCTGGACATCAACGACCTGGAAGCCATTCCCTGGAACATCATCCTGCTCTTCGCGGGCGCCATGTCCATCGGTTTCTGCCTCTGGGAGACTGGCGCGGCGCAATGGCTGGCCGTGAACTGGCTGACGATCTTCAAGGAAGCCAACTGGTTCGTCTTCGTCATGAGCATCGCGTTCTTCGTGCTCATCATGACCAACTTCATCATGAACGTCGCGGCCATCGCCATCTCGCTGCCCGTGGCCCTGGTCATTGCCCCCTATCTGGGCGTGGCCGGAGAGGTGGTGCTCTTCGCATCGCTGGCCACGGCGGGCATGCCCTTCGTTCTGCTCGTGGGCGCTGCGCCCAACGCCATCGCCTACGACTCCAAGCAGTTCACCTCGGGCGAATTCTTCAAGTACGGAATTATCGCCTCGGTCATGCTCATGGTGGTCTTGAGCCTCTTCGTCATGTTCATCTGGCCCCTCATGGGCATGCAGGTCACCCTGCCGGTCACGGGCGGATAAACGCAAACCCCACACCAACGCAAAAGGCCCCGGTCGCATGCGACCGGGGCCTTTTCTGATTGGCGGTCCGAAGCTGCTCTTCGGGCCTAGAAGTCGAAATTCAAGAGCCTGCGCACGTCGTCCATGGTTTGCTGGGCCAGGGCACGGGCCTTGTCGGAACCGGCGACGATGATGTCCTGCAAGGTATCGGGCCTGGCCTCGTACTCCCTGCGCCGTGCCTGGATGGGCTCCAGGAAGTCGGCCATCTTCTCGGCCAGGAGCTTTTTGCAGTCACCGCAGCCCCGAGCGGCCGTGCGACAGCCCTCCTCGATCTCGGGCAAGATCCCCGTGGGCGCGAGCAACTCCAGGTACGGGAAGAGGTTGCAGTCCTTGGGCTCGCCCGGGTCCTTCAGGCGCTGGCGCTTGGTGTCCGTGAGCATGCTCATGACCTTGGGCCTGATCTCGGACATGGGGTCCTTCAGATAGATGGAGTTGCCATAGCTCTTGGACATCTTGCGGCCGTCAAGGCCCGGCAGCTTGGCCGAGGAGGTCAGCTTGGCCTCGGGCTCGGGGAAGTACTCGCCGTACAGGTAGTTGAAGCGGCGCACGATCTCGCGCGTCAGCTCCAGGTGCGGCAACTGGTCTTGGCCCACGGGCACCCACTTGGGCTTGTAGATGACGATGTCCGCGCACTGCAGCACCGGGTAGCCCAGAAAGCCGTAGGTGGAGAGGTCCTTGCTGGACTGCTCGCGCACCTCCTTGAAGGTGGGGTTGCGCTCCAGCCAGCCCGTGGGCGTGATCATGGAGAGCAGCAGATGCAACTCGGCGTGCTCCTTGACCCTGGACTGCTGAAAGAGGATCGCCCGCTCGGGATCGAGCCCGGCGGCCAGCCAGTCGCAGACCAACTCGGGCACGAAGCCCTTCACGTCGCGGGGCTCGGCGTAATTGGTGGTCAGGGCGTGCCAGTCGGCCACGAAGTAGAGACAGTCGTGCTCCTTCTGCATCTCCACCCAGTTGAGCAGGACACCGAAATAATGGCCGAGGTGCAGGGGCCCGGTGGGCCGCATGCCGGAAACGATGCGATTGTTCATGTGCGATTTCCTCAGAGCAGGATGGTGGCCATGAAGCGGATCATCGGCCAGAGAATCTGGCCAAGCATGCCGGTCACGGCCAAAAGGATGATGACGATGAAGCCGAAGCGACCGAAGGACATGTATTGCATGGCCGTGCGCAGGGGCAGGAACAGGGCCACTATGTTCGAGCCGTCCAGGGGCGGGATGGGCAGCAGGTTGAAGCACCCCAGGACTAGGTTGATGAGGACGCCCGCCTCGATGATGCCCGTCAGGGGCAGCAGGATGGAGACGGCCAGCTCCGACGGTTCTCCCGAGAGTCCGGCCACGACCAGCAAATGCAGGCGGGCCAAGATCGCGGCCGTGATGAAGTTGGCCAGCGGCCCGGCCACGGCCACAAGCGCCATGCCTTGGCGCGGATTCCTGAAATAGCGCGGGTCCACGGGCACCGGCTTGGCCCAGCCGATCATCTGGGTGAGGACCAGCACGATGGTGCCCATGACGTCCAGATGCTTGAACGGGTTGAGCGTCAGGCGGCCGGCCATGCGGGCCGTTGGGTCGCCGAGACGAAAGGCCATCAGCCCATGGCAGAGCTCGTGCACGGTGATGGCCAGGAGAAAGCCGGGAGTAATCAGGGCGATCTTCTGGACCCACCCCGCCATGTTGAAATCGAACATGGAGAAGGGCGCTAGCAGAAGAGCCCTGCCAGGGCAAGAAAAACCGCCCCCTTCGAGGGCGGCGCGGCGTGCAAAAGGCCGTGACGTACGACGCGCCTGTCACCTGAAACGCGAACGGCCGGGGAAACCGGCCGTCGGACGCGGAGCCAAATCCCGCGCGATGCGAACGCGCCTAGCGCTGGGTCAGGGCCTTCTTCATGGCCAGATCGACCTTGGACTTCAGTTCGGAAAGATCCACGGACTTGACCACGTAGTAATCGGCGGCAATGGACTTCAGGTCGTGCTGGAAGGAGTCGTAGGCCGTGGAGAG
This window contains:
- a CDS encoding site-2 protease family protein, coding for MFDFNMAGWVQKIALITPGFLLAITVHELCHGLMAFRLGDPTARMAGRLTLNPFKHLDVMGTIVLVLTQMIGWAKPVPVDPRYFRNPRQGMALVAVAGPLANFITAAILARLHLLVVAGLSGEPSELAVSILLPLTGIIEAGVLINLVLGCFNLLPIPPLDGSNIVALFLPLRTAMQYMSFGRFGFIVIILLAVTGMLGQILWPMIRFMATILL